From Coriobacteriaceae bacterium, a single genomic window includes:
- a CDS encoding LysR family transcriptional regulator: protein MASRYQIVCMVVDRGSLKGAADELGYTQSAVSQAVKALERELGTTLIERGKQGVSLTRDGKQYLPYLRQIVTAEAELEGKRQELLGLSSTDIRIATFTNVSRTVLPRVIRDFGALHPGVHFTLKQGDYTRNAQWVHDGVVDFCFTARGFTAGLEKRVVYHDELVALLPTAHPLTAKEKVTLADLASEPFVLLDEGEQSLVLDAFAAHGLSPHVTSEVTDDYTIMAMVEEGLGVSMLYRRTVEGMQADIRVRPIVHAPSRDVVAAWRSWDTMPIATRRFIDYMSSHIVN, encoded by the coding sequence ATGGCATCGCGGTATCAGATTGTTTGTATGGTGGTCGATCGCGGCAGTCTTAAGGGCGCGGCGGACGAGCTAGGCTATACGCAAAGTGCGGTGAGCCAGGCCGTCAAGGCGCTCGAGCGCGAGCTGGGTACCACGCTTATCGAGCGCGGCAAGCAGGGTGTCTCGCTTACGCGCGACGGTAAGCAGTATCTGCCGTATCTGCGCCAGATCGTAACTGCCGAGGCCGAGCTCGAGGGCAAACGCCAGGAGTTGCTGGGACTCTCCTCGACCGATATTCGCATTGCGACGTTTACCAACGTGAGCCGTACCGTGTTGCCGCGCGTGATTCGCGACTTTGGGGCCCTGCACCCGGGCGTGCACTTTACCCTCAAGCAGGGCGATTACACGCGCAACGCTCAGTGGGTGCACGATGGCGTGGTTGACTTTTGCTTTACGGCGCGCGGATTTACCGCTGGGCTCGAGAAGCGCGTGGTCTATCACGACGAGTTGGTGGCGCTGCTGCCGACCGCGCATCCGCTGACGGCAAAGGAAAAGGTGACGCTCGCCGACCTGGCGTCCGAGCCGTTTGTGCTGCTGGATGAGGGCGAACAGAGCCTGGTGCTCGATGCATTCGCGGCGCATGGGCTGTCGCCGCACGTGACGAGCGAGGTGACCGACGACTACACCATCATGGCGATGGTGGAGGAGGGCCTAGGCGTGAGCATGCTGTATCGCCGTACCGTCGAGGGCATGCAGGCCGATATTCGCGTACGTCCTATCGTGCATGCCCCCTCGCGCGACGTGGTGGCC
- a CDS encoding uracil-DNA glycosylase has protein sequence MDTATRDRNIATWLGDAPQPVRDTTNQLLERIALLRAEQTIYPAQDDILNALAYTPADQVKVVILGQDPYHGPNQAMGLSFSVPATQAKLPPSLRNIYKELNADLGCPIPATGDLTPWAQQGALLLNTTLTVREHAANSHAKLGWSTLTDYVIERCCLLPQPVVFLAWGRFAQQMVEGKLAATGAGKATGKYCLASTHPSPLSANRATAELPAFMGSRPFSAANRLLEQHGSTPVNWTCLG, from the coding sequence ATGGACACCGCAACCCGCGACCGCAACATCGCAACTTGGTTGGGCGATGCGCCGCAGCCGGTACGTGACACGACGAACCAGCTGCTCGAGCGCATCGCCCTTTTGCGTGCCGAGCAGACTATCTACCCGGCACAAGACGACATCCTCAATGCCCTCGCCTACACGCCGGCCGACCAGGTCAAGGTTGTCATCTTGGGTCAAGATCCCTATCACGGACCGAACCAGGCCATGGGACTGTCGTTCTCGGTCCCCGCGACGCAAGCCAAGCTGCCGCCGAGCCTGCGCAACATCTATAAGGAACTCAACGCCGATCTGGGCTGCCCCATCCCCGCCACGGGAGACCTAACCCCCTGGGCACAACAGGGCGCCCTGCTCCTCAACACCACGCTCACCGTGCGCGAGCATGCCGCCAACTCGCACGCCAAACTGGGCTGGAGCACGCTGACCGACTACGTTATCGAGCGCTGCTGTCTGCTGCCCCAACCGGTCGTCTTTTTGGCATGGGGCCGCTTTGCCCAGCAGATGGTCGAGGGCAAGCTCGCCGCGACTGGCGCGGGCAAGGCAACCGGCAAGTACTGCTTAGCCTCCACGCACCCCTCGCCACTTTCGGCAAACCGTGCCACGGCAGAACTCCCCGCTTTTATGGGGTCGCGCCCCTTCTCGGCAGCCAATCGGCTACTCGAACAGCACGGCTCGACCCCCGTCAACTGGACTTGCCTCGGCTAA
- a CDS encoding SDR family oxidoreductase translates to MRVLITGASGGIGAACVQRFLDEGHEVVGFDLLPAAIEHERYRHLIVDVREPDSFPSDLEPQVIVNVAGTQDSADDIASNLRGTINVTEHYAFVGEGLAAKPAPAIQSVVNVGSASGHTGSEFPAYAASKGGVIAYTKNLANRLAPQAIANSVDPGGVVTPLNRCVMEDEHLWNQIMELTPLKRWATAQEIAEWIYFVGVTNRFMTGQSLLIDGGEAGRTQFIWPE, encoded by the coding sequence ATGCGGGTTTTGATCACGGGCGCTTCGGGTGGTATCGGAGCCGCGTGCGTGCAGCGCTTTTTGGACGAGGGCCACGAGGTCGTGGGCTTTGATCTGCTGCCGGCGGCGATCGAACACGAGCGCTACCGCCATCTGATCGTTGATGTCCGCGAGCCGGACTCGTTTCCAAGCGACCTTGAGCCTCAGGTAATCGTGAATGTTGCCGGTACGCAGGATTCGGCCGACGACATCGCCTCCAACCTGCGTGGCACCATCAACGTGACCGAGCACTATGCCTTTGTGGGGGAGGGGCTTGCCGCCAAGCCGGCGCCTGCTATCCAATCCGTGGTCAATGTGGGGTCGGCGAGCGGGCATACGGGATCGGAGTTTCCCGCCTATGCCGCCAGCAAGGGTGGCGTTATCGCCTACACCAAGAACCTTGCAAACCGTCTGGCGCCGCAGGCCATCGCCAACAGTGTGGACCCGGGTGGCGTTGTCACGCCGCTCAACCGTTGTGTGATGGAAGACGAGCACCTGTGGAACCAGATTATGGAGCTCACGCCGCTTAAGCGCTGGGCCACCGCCCAAGAGATCGCCGAGTGGATCTACTTTGTGGGCGTGACCAACCGGTTTATGACCGGGCAGAGCCTGCTGATCGATGGCGGCGAGGCCGGCCGCACACAATTTATTTGGCCCGAATAG
- a CDS encoding VUT family protein, translating into MIKKVMEDYKVLLRSIPAATVSLFFVSVIMMNLLANKELISLPYLALDCGFVVSWVSFLCQDMICKRFGAKASIKISILALLVNLAVSLCFWACSLTPGMWGAYYDTGMTEVNTALNATIGGTWYVVLGSSLAMLVSAVVNSTLNQSLGRMLKKNNFASFAFRSYVSTGVGQFIDNLVFAIVVSHTFFGWTWVQVLMCSLTGAVAELLCEVFLSPVGYKVVRGWERENVGSEYLERHATA; encoded by the coding sequence ATGATCAAGAAGGTCATGGAGGACTACAAGGTCCTGTTGCGGAGCATTCCCGCGGCAACGGTTTCGCTGTTTTTCGTGAGCGTCATCATGATGAACCTGCTGGCCAACAAAGAGCTCATCAGTCTGCCGTATCTGGCGCTCGACTGTGGCTTTGTGGTGAGCTGGGTTTCGTTTTTGTGCCAGGACATGATCTGCAAGCGCTTTGGCGCCAAGGCATCCATCAAAATCTCTATCCTCGCGCTGCTGGTTAACCTGGCCGTGAGCCTGTGCTTTTGGGCATGCTCGCTCACGCCCGGCATGTGGGGTGCTTACTACGACACGGGCATGACCGAGGTCAACACTGCCCTTAACGCCACTATCGGCGGCACCTGGTACGTGGTGCTGGGCTCTTCGCTGGCAATGCTCGTTTCTGCCGTGGTTAACTCCACGCTCAACCAGTCGCTCGGCCGCATGCTCAAAAAGAATAACTTTGCGAGCTTCGCCTTCCGTTCCTATGTGTCCACGGGCGTTGGCCAGTTTATCGACAACCTGGTCTTTGCCATTGTGGTAAGCCACACGTTCTTTGGTTGGACCTGGGTACAGGTCCTTATGTGCTCGCTGACCGGCGCTGTTGCCGAGCTACTGTGCGAGGTCTTCCTGAGCCCCGTGGGCTACAAGGTCGTGCGCGGCTGGGAGCGCGAGAATGTGGGCTCCGAGTACCTCGAGCGCCACGCAACCGCCTAA
- a CDS encoding DMT family transporter, with protein sequence MDRKKAIALSFSVPVAWGFSYPLMKIGMDSMNATSIVALRCIIAFVACLLLFHKHALRINRDVMIRSAIIGAIMATELTCMCLGSSLTSASTAGFLQSLTVVIVPFANAALLRRAPGRKVLIGTAIVTCGMLLLSGADFTSLNPGAIIMLLSAFVYAGHIIVAKRFVEEVDPLALGVWQLGFGGLFSGIAAFAFGGFTLPSTPSEIVVVVALALICSAYGFITQTLVQPHVPAETTGFAFSLEPVCSAVFSFFLVGEVLSPIAFFGAALILTGVMVATVEPPRLRAHGHARMAGAPERVS encoded by the coding sequence ATGGATCGCAAAAAAGCAATCGCGCTCTCATTTTCCGTTCCCGTCGCATGGGGCTTTTCGTACCCCCTCATGAAGATCGGCATGGACAGCATGAACGCCACGAGCATCGTTGCGTTGCGCTGCATCATCGCCTTTGTGGCCTGCCTGCTGCTCTTCCACAAGCACGCGCTGCGTATCAACCGTGACGTGATGATTCGCTCTGCCATCATCGGCGCCATCATGGCAACCGAGCTCACGTGCATGTGCCTGGGCTCCAGCCTCACCTCCGCCTCAACCGCCGGCTTTTTGCAGAGCCTGACGGTCGTAATCGTGCCGTTTGCCAACGCAGCCCTGCTGCGTCGCGCTCCCGGGCGCAAGGTGCTCATCGGAACCGCCATCGTCACCTGCGGCATGTTGCTGCTCTCGGGTGCCGACTTTACCAGCCTGAATCCCGGTGCGATCATCATGCTGCTCTCGGCCTTTGTCTATGCCGGTCACATTATCGTAGCTAAGCGCTTTGTCGAAGAAGTCGATCCGCTGGCCCTGGGTGTTTGGCAGCTGGGCTTCGGCGGCCTGTTCTCGGGCATCGCCGCATTTGCCTTTGGCGGCTTTACGCTTCCCAGCACGCCGAGCGAGATCGTCGTTGTCGTTGCCCTCGCACTCATCTGCTCTGCCTACGGCTTTATCACCCAGACGCTCGTGCAGCCCCACGTGCCTGCCGAGACCACCGGCTTCGCCTTCTCGCTCGAACCGGTCTGCTCCGCCGTCTTCTCGTTTTTCCTGGTTGGCGAGGTCCTGAGCCCCATCGCCTTCTTTGGCGCCGCCCTCATCCTCACCGGCGTCATGGTGGCAACCGTCGAGCCTCCGCGCCTTCGCGCACATGGACACGCTCGCATGGCAGGAGCGCCCGAGCGCGTCTCGTAG